The Danio rerio strain Tuebingen ecotype United States chromosome 10, GRCz12tu, whole genome shotgun sequence genome contains a region encoding:
- the bbx gene encoding HMG box transcription factor BBX isoform X5 — MKGGGGGKEPPGEGEVSGKRPKRKCLQWHPLLAKKAPDFSEEEEEEDEEELEKEPVLCAESSVQEGECGGMEDDSEEYSSEQRARRPMNAFLLFCKRHRSLVRQEHPRLDNRGATKILADWWAVLDPKEKQKYTDMAKEYKDAFMKANPGYKWCPATNKPVKSPSHSVSNSRKKVWSLPSNPSKDPSVAKKQPKTDSTPQLNFAMADPNKMGGLSMLLLAGEHALTAREISSSSSQTGCTDVAKHTGKSALFQLAEISSSPAQSAGGSKNAEDTSSLTHVEASGPSQPSSPDLPKSCVKSPLFQLAEQISSSRSPSASEGRQCGQSALFQLAEMCLASEAEKMEARSSQPSGGSSSLCAQSSTEIPDREEQKEASELPLTTSSSSSTSGSTSSTPTETSPCKTPKKKKKKKENKESDENPASPKKMKKRQSPESDLDSVTFTIEAVVKGAWGSEETPKKKPRPSESESSPTAEQSPSVKKKTKPKPKKQLKLKDDAMQEEEEDADKVANKPQDVEMITEEAPMTPKTECEDEFDVKVEPPCGMEDAMLQFSPMEPTEVDEKEDSDAKPLESRQEDKDPEVKQEVCGSRKSERSCKGALYKTLVSEGMLTSLRANVDRGKRGSMRGSVSDHEGSWNDENWGFSQAATSNPKKLKKSKSKDETTPGLGKLEEEFEKKFNSLPQYSPLTFDKKSVAVTKKKKNSTSSPPEPPKTCKEVAMFEPVATESSPAVKSSSPCVSPSPEPQKILDIPVGSQKRKARKNKITHLVRTADGRVSPAEAEDKSKDQTKNQDEKPFTQETLCNRGVCYTDPRSAEADLTDAPGSLPAFFSLAALAEVAAMENVHRAQRAVSIPTEAQVKDMAPVLISCADQ; from the exons ATGAAGGGTGGAGGTGGAGGGAAAGAGCCTCCGGGGGAGGGCGAGGTCAGCGGGAAGAGGCCCAAACGCAAGTGTCTGCAGTGGCACCCGCTGCTTGCCAAGAAAGCTCCAGACTTctctgaggaagaggaggaggaagacgaAGAGGAGCTGGAGAAG GAGCCGGTGTTATGTGCGGAGAGCAGTGTTCAGGAGGGAGAGTGTGGCGGGATGGAGGATGACAGTGAAGAATACTCCTCTGAACAGCGGGCTCGGCGGCCCATGAACGCCTTTCTGCTATTCTGCAAACGCCATCGCTCGCTGGTCCGTCAGGAGCATCCACGATTAGACAACCGAGGAGCCACTAAAATCCTGGCCGACTGGTGGGCTGTATTGGACCCCAAAGAAAAGCAGAAATACACAGACATGGCCAAGGAG TACAAGGATGCGTTCATGAAGGCTAACCCCGGATACAAATGGTGTCCCGCCACCAACAAGCCAGTAAAGAGTCCTTCTCATTCCGTTAGCAATTCCCGCAAGAAGGTCTGGTCTCTTCCCTCCAACCCAAGCAAGGACCCTTCAGTTGCCAAAAAACAGCCCAAAACTGACAGCACACCTCAGCTCAACTTCGCCATGGCTG ATCCCAATAAGATGGGTGGCCTAAGCATGCTGCTGTTAGCTGGGGAACACGCACTGACCGCCAGAGAG ATTTCCTCCAGCTCTTCCCAGACTGGATGCACAGATGTTGCTAAGCACACTGGGAAATCAGCCCTTTTCCAGCTGGCTGAG ATTTCTTCCAGTCCAGCACAGTCAGCTGGAGGAAGTAAGAATGCAGAGGACACAAGCTCACTTACACATGTAGAG GCTTCTGGACCGTCTCAGCCAAGCTCACCAGACCTGCCCAAGAGTTGTGTTAAATCACCCCTGTTTCAGCTGGCTGAG CAGATCTCTTCCAGTAGGTCTCCGTCAGCATCTGAAGGGAGACAGTGTGGCCAGTCGGCCCTTTTCCAGCTCGCTGAG ATGTGTTTGGCCTCTGAGGCTGAAAAGATGGAAGCTCGATCATCTCAGCCGTCTGGCGGTTCTTCCTCTTTATGTGCTCAGAGTAGCACAGAAATCCCAGACCGTGAAGAGCAGAAAGAAGCTTCTGAGCTTCCTCTTAccacatcttcatcatcctctacCTCCGGCTCGACTTCGTCTACCCCTACTGAAACCAGCCCATGTAAAACAcccaagaagaagaaaaagaagaaagaaaacaagGAGTCGGATGAAAATCCGGCTTCGCCTAAAAAGATGAAAAAACGGCAGTCGCCCGAGTCGGACCTGGACAGCGTGACGTTCACCATCGAAGCGGTAGTGAAAGGAGCTTGGGGTTCAGAAGAGACGCCCAAGAAGAAACCCCGTCCCTCAGAGAGCGAAAGCAGCCCGACTGCGGAACAATCTCCGTCTGTGAAGAAGAAAACAAAACCCAAACCAAAAAAACAACTGAAGTTAAAAGACGACGCCATgcaagaagaggaagaagatgcAGACAAAGTTGCAAATAAGCCTCAGGATGTTGAGATGATAACCGAGGAAGCTCCCATGACCCCTAAAACAGAGTGTGAGGATGAATTTGATGTAAAAGTGGAGCCCCCTTGTGGCATGGAAGACGCAATGTTGCAATTCTCTCCCATGGAGCCAACAGAAGTGGACGAGAAAGAAGACTCTGACGCCAAACCACTTGAAAGCAGACAGGAAGATAAAGACCCAGAGGTGAAGCAGGAGGTCTGTGGGTCCAGGAAGTCTGAGAGAAGCTGTAAAGGAGCGCTTTATAAGACTCTGGTGTCTGAAGGGATGCTCACATCGCTGAGAGCAAATGTAGACAGAG GAAAAAGAGGTTCAATGCGAGGGAGTGTGTCAGATCACGAGGGCAGCTGGAATGACGAGAACTGGGGATTTTCTCAAGCTGCTACCAGCAACCCGAAGAAACTCAAGAAGTCCAAGTCTAAAGATGAAACCACCCCAGG ACTAGGAAAGCTTGAGGAGGAGTTCGAGAAAAAGTTCAACAGCTTACCACAGTACAGCCCCCTGACATTTGACAAAAAGAGCGTGGCGGTcaccaagaagaaaaaaaacagtacGTCCAGCCCTCCCGAACCGCCCAAAACCTGCAAGG aaGTCGCCATGTTTGAGCCTGTGGCTACAGAAAGCAGTCCAGCGGTGAAGTCGAGCAGTCCGTGTGTGTCTCCTTCTCCCGAACCGCAGAAGATTTTGGACATACCTGTGGGAAGTCAGAAAAGAAAGGCTCGGAAGAATAAAATCACACATTTGGTGCGCACGGCTGATGGTCGTGTTTCACCTGCAGAGG CAGAAGACAAATCTAAGGATCAGACCAAGAATCAAGATGAAAAGCCATTCACTCAAGAGACATTATGCAATAGAGGGGTTTGCTACACTGACCCGAGATCAGCAGAAGCAGACTTGACAGATGCGCCCGGCAGCCTCCCGGCCTTCTTCAGCTTAGCTGCTCTTGCTGAGGTTGCAGCCATGGAGAACGTGCACAG